The proteins below are encoded in one region of Campylobacter rectus:
- a CDS encoding mechanosensitive ion channel domain-containing protein, protein MRKILFILFFALFAYALDDIPSDFNGTKEAQLAELNASLAFIEDELADNIWATRYSNYNTFQKLSAELEGIEAAIKKQAKNTEKVLELQKKQSTLKEQIELLREFQKAPFSSMITAPEIEILQKITNPVAVISGFSYIKQLRSEKDEYKHRLEGLSKTTDELARKEQILAQIVKLSEEPQFKDELDGTRQELAEFNAAADIAKTTYGVYEKRVNEAINRTSEDIKAQMKKALDIGIFIVVVIGLSFLFKFIIKKTITDNERLYTANKFINLVNITLIIMILLFAYIENVTYLVTVLGFASAGIAIAMKDMFMSMLGWTVVVFGGSFHVGDRIKVRKDGEDVVGDIIDISLLRMTIYEDVTIVTVNANRRAGRIIFVPNNYIFTDLIANYSHQGMKTVWDGIDVVFSFESNHKKAAHIIKAIVRKYSKGYTEIAKKQMSKLRNQYSIKNPNVEPRVFTFIEPYGVKISVWYMANAFATLSLRSTISAEIMEAIASHDDIVIAYPTQTIYMDGRVKAGESKPLAEGGEEI, encoded by the coding sequence ATGAGAAAAATTTTATTTATTTTATTTTTTGCGCTCTTTGCTTATGCGCTAGATGATATACCTAGCGATTTTAACGGGACAAAAGAAGCCCAGCTAGCCGAGCTAAACGCCTCTTTGGCCTTTATCGAGGATGAGCTGGCCGATAATATCTGGGCGACTCGCTACTCAAACTATAACACCTTTCAAAAGCTAAGCGCAGAGCTTGAAGGAATCGAAGCAGCGATAAAAAAACAGGCTAAAAATACCGAAAAAGTGCTCGAACTACAAAAAAAGCAAAGCACGTTAAAAGAGCAGATCGAGCTTTTAAGAGAGTTTCAAAAAGCGCCGTTTTCCAGTATGATAACGGCTCCCGAGATAGAAATTTTACAAAAGATAACCAATCCCGTCGCCGTGATCTCGGGCTTTTCATACATAAAGCAGCTTAGAAGCGAAAAAGACGAGTATAAGCACCGCTTGGAAGGGCTTTCTAAGACGACCGACGAGCTAGCTAGAAAAGAGCAAATTTTAGCCCAGATCGTAAAGCTAAGCGAGGAGCCGCAGTTTAAAGACGAGCTAGATGGGACCAGGCAGGAGCTAGCGGAATTTAACGCTGCGGCCGACATCGCAAAGACTACCTACGGAGTGTATGAAAAGCGCGTAAATGAGGCGATAAACCGCACTAGCGAGGATATCAAGGCGCAGATGAAAAAGGCGCTTGATATCGGTATATTTATCGTAGTCGTGATCGGGCTTTCGTTTTTGTTTAAATTTATCATCAAAAAGACGATCACCGATAACGAGCGCCTCTATACGGCGAATAAATTTATAAATCTCGTAAATATTACGCTCATCATTATGATCTTGCTTTTTGCCTATATCGAAAACGTGACTTATCTCGTCACGGTGCTGGGCTTTGCATCTGCGGGTATCGCGATCGCGATGAAAGATATGTTTATGAGTATGCTCGGCTGGACGGTGGTGGTTTTCGGCGGTAGCTTTCACGTCGGCGACCGCATAAAGGTGCGCAAAGACGGAGAGGACGTCGTGGGCGATATCATCGATATCTCGCTGCTTAGGATGACCATCTACGAGGACGTTACGATAGTCACGGTAAATGCAAACCGCAGAGCGGGGCGCATTATATTCGTGCCGAATAATTATATCTTCACCGATCTTATCGCAAACTACTCGCACCAAGGTATGAAGACCGTCTGGGACGGTATCGACGTCGTTTTTAGCTTTGAATCAAATCACAAAAAAGCCGCCCACATCATCAAAGCCATCGTGCGAAAATACTCCAAAGGCTACACCGAAATCGCCAAAAAGCAGATGAGCAAGCTGCGAAATCAATACAGTATCAAAAATCCAAACGTCGAGCCGCGCGTATTTACCTTTATCGAACCTTACGGCGTGAAAATTTCGGTCTGGTATATGGCAAACGCCTTTGCCACGCTATCTTTGCGAAGCACGATAAGCGCGGAGATCATGGAAGCCATCGCTAGCCACGACGACATCGTGATCGCGTATCCTACGCAGACTATCTATATGGACGGGCGCGTAAAAGCCGGCGAGTCAAAGCCTCTGGCGGAGGGCGGCGAGGAAATATGA
- the aroB gene encoding 3-dehydroquinate synthase produces MKIDIKFDGKPGYGVYINELKELKFDAKVAIVTNAKVGGLYLQNLLSRIDCPQKFIISVPDGEEYKNMQTIEAILEQLFVSRLDRSSVIIALGGGVVSDMAGFAASIFERGIKFINIPTTLLAQVDASVGGKTGVNNKFGKNLIGSFYQPSAVYCETGFLKTLEKREFAAGLAEAVKMAITFDEKLFSWMENANLTDEANLQNLIYRCVQIKAAAVEVDEREKGVRAVLNYGHTFAHVIENETNYKKYLHGEAVAIGMNMANALAVKLGLMSEEQKARVAELLVKFDLPISYKVPNASSFYEAFFLDKKAENSAIKFILPRGIGAYEIRKDVPRELVMDVLREFE; encoded by the coding sequence GCAAAGGTAGGCGGGCTTTATCTGCAAAATTTACTCTCACGCATAGATTGTCCGCAAAAATTCATCATCAGCGTCCCAGACGGTGAAGAGTATAAAAATATGCAAACTATCGAGGCGATTTTAGAGCAGCTTTTTGTCAGCCGCCTTGACCGCAGTAGCGTGATCATCGCGCTTGGCGGCGGAGTGGTGAGCGATATGGCGGGCTTTGCGGCGAGCATTTTCGAGCGCGGGATCAAATTTATAAACATCCCGACTACTCTGCTAGCCCAAGTTGACGCGAGCGTAGGCGGAAAAACGGGCGTAAATAACAAATTCGGCAAAAATCTGATCGGCTCGTTTTATCAACCAAGCGCCGTTTACTGCGAAACCGGGTTTTTAAAGACGCTTGAAAAGCGCGAATTTGCAGCGGGACTTGCGGAGGCCGTAAAGATGGCGATAACCTTTGACGAAAAACTATTTTCGTGGATGGAGAACGCAAATTTGACTGATGAGGCGAATTTGCAAAATTTAATCTACCGCTGCGTGCAGATAAAGGCCGCCGCCGTAGAGGTCGACGAGCGCGAAAAGGGCGTGCGTGCGGTGCTAAACTACGGCCATACCTTCGCTCACGTGATAGAAAACGAAACAAACTATAAAAAATATCTACACGGCGAGGCGGTGGCGATCGGTATGAATATGGCTAACGCGCTAGCGGTAAAGCTAGGCCTCATGAGCGAGGAGCAAAAGGCGCGCGTGGCGGAGCTTTTAGTTAAATTTGACTTGCCGATAAGCTACAAGGTGCCAAATGCAAGCAGCTTTTACGAGGCGTTTTTCCTTGATAAAAAGGCGGAAAACTCCGCGATCAAATTTATCCTGCCGCGAGGTATCGGCGCATACGAGATACGAAAAGACGTGCCGCGCGAGCTCGTGATGGACGTTTTAAGAGAGTTTGAATGA
- the mtaB gene encoding tRNA (N(6)-L-threonylcarbamoyladenosine(37)-C(2))-methylthiotransferase MtaB: MNANLNSNLTTQEPRREKVFFKTFGCRTNIYDTELMKSYVKDYDIVSDENEADIVVVNSCTVTNSADSGARSYINGIKKRGARVILTGCGAVSKGKELFSKSAVFGVIGASKKEDINALLKSQDPFFELGNLKSIDKNIVTNYENHTKAFIKIQEGCDFACSYCIIPAVRGKARSMDEEAILREAKILAYNGYNELVLTGTNIGSYGKDTGSSLGRLLGRLGKVGGIKRIRLGSIEPSQIDESFREILRESWLERHLHIALQHTSEAMLRIMRRRNQAFRDLELFLELSEMGFALGTDYIVGHPGESEEIWSEALVNFKKFPLTHLHCFAYSPRTGTHSADMKMDVSGDVAKARLKTLKQIVAENNFKFRQEHAKKGGSLNVLVEQLNGEFYEGFDQFYNKVKIKTDKQILKEWAVIDKFEVKSEGDYAQI, from the coding sequence ATGAATGCGAATTTAAACTCAAATTTGACCACGCAAGAGCCGCGCCGAGAGAAAGTATTTTTTAAAACCTTCGGCTGCCGCACGAACATCTACGACACCGAGCTGATGAAAAGCTACGTCAAAGACTACGATATCGTTAGCGACGAAAACGAAGCCGACATCGTAGTGGTGAATTCCTGCACGGTCACAAACTCCGCAGATAGCGGCGCGCGCAGCTATATAAACGGCATAAAAAAGCGAGGCGCTAGAGTGATACTAACGGGCTGCGGCGCAGTAAGCAAGGGCAAGGAGCTGTTTAGTAAAAGCGCGGTTTTCGGCGTGATAGGCGCGAGTAAAAAAGAGGATATAAATGCGCTGCTAAAGTCGCAAGATCCGTTTTTCGAGCTGGGAAATTTAAAAAGTATCGACAAAAATATCGTAACGAACTACGAAAATCACACCAAAGCCTTTATCAAGATCCAAGAGGGCTGCGACTTTGCCTGCAGTTACTGCATCATCCCCGCCGTTCGCGGCAAGGCGCGCAGTATGGATGAGGAAGCGATCTTGCGCGAGGCTAAAATTTTAGCTTATAACGGCTATAACGAGCTGGTGCTAACGGGCACAAACATCGGCAGCTACGGCAAGGATACGGGCTCAAGCCTAGGTCGCTTGCTAGGTAGGCTCGGTAAAGTAGGCGGCATAAAGCGCATAAGGCTAGGCAGCATAGAGCCCAGCCAGATAGACGAGAGTTTTCGCGAAATCTTACGCGAGAGCTGGCTGGAGCGGCACCTGCACATCGCGCTTCAGCACACGAGCGAGGCGATGCTGCGCATTATGAGGCGGCGAAATCAGGCCTTTAGGGATTTGGAGCTATTTTTGGAGCTTAGCGAGATGGGCTTTGCGCTAGGAACTGACTACATCGTTGGGCATCCGGGCGAGAGCGAAGAAATCTGGAGCGAGGCGCTGGTAAATTTTAAAAAATTTCCGCTCACACATCTACACTGCTTTGCGTATTCGCCGCGCACGGGCACGCACTCGGCGGATATGAAAATGGACGTTAGCGGTGACGTGGCGAAGGCTAGGCTTAAAACTTTAAAGCAAATCGTAGCGGAAAATAATTTTAAATTTAGACAAGAGCATGCCAAAAAAGGCGGGAGCCTAAACGTGCTCGTCGAGCAGCTAAACGGCGAATTTTACGAAGGCTTCGATCAGTTTTATAACAAAGTAAAAATCAAAACGGATAAGCAAATTTTAAAAGAGTGGGCGGTCATAGATAAATTTGAAGTAAAAAGCGAGGGCGACTATGCGCAAATTTAA